The following proteins are encoded in a genomic region of Ptychodera flava strain L36383 chromosome 23 unlocalized genomic scaffold, AS_Pfla_20210202 Scaffold_24__1_contigs__length_23054250_pilon, whole genome shotgun sequence:
- the LOC139124410 gene encoding sulfotransferase 2A1-like yields MAKEWPGFVYRGCFFTNCGYNIETVKSNPMDQWDIRPDDVVVVTYMKSGTFWMLNLLSSLYTDLNLLLSSTKKVVRLDQFYDDPGCVPGSYGKHAKAMRESLVEMPSPRLLYCHMPFQFFPRAWQDGEKKCKIIYIARNPKDVCVSYYHFMQGFPWAGMDLNWDEWVRAFVDGKVWYGSWLDHVLGWRRFGLEDNVLHVTFEDMKRDLKSVLVKVAEFLDRPKSDEELDDVVKKCSFASMSQGVEFYRRVSSLGDENSFLNSVQHLRKGKVGDWKNHFLVSQNEFFDREITVKAEKHGLKLVHNMLRHGISPRSAIIPTLELLCHAMAKEWPGFFYRGCFFTNCGYNIETVKSNPMDQWDIRPDDVVVVTYMKSVGPCLRGWQSVVWIVVGSRVRMATLGLEDNVLHVTFEDMKKDSKSVLVKVAEFLDRPKSDEELDDVVKKCSFASMSQGVEFYRRVSSLGDENSFLNNQNNVQHLRKGKVGDWKNHFLVSQNEFFDREITVKAEKHGLKLVYNM; encoded by the exons ATGGCAAAGGAGTGGCCTGGTTTCGTCTACCGCGGTTGTTTTTTCACCAACTGTGGTTACAACATCGAGACTGTGAAATCTAATCCCATGGACCAGTGGGACATCAGGCCAGACGACGTTGTTGTAGTGACGTACATGAAGTCAGGTACATTTTGGATGTTGAACTTGCTTAGCAGTCTGTATACCGACCTGAATCTGTTGTTATCGTCTACCAAGAAGGTTGTCAGGCTTGACCAATTTTACGATGACCCTGGTTGTGTACCTGGAAGTTATGGTAAACATGCAAAGGCTATGAGGGAATCGTTAGTTGAGATGCCTTCACCACGTTTGCTGTACTGCCATATGCCATTCCAGTTCTTTCCAAGGGCTTGGCAAGAtggtgagaaaaaatgcaagatcATTTATATCGCAAGAAACCCAaaagatgtctgtgtgtcttacTACCATTTCATGCAGGGATTTCCCTGGGCCGGCATGGATTTGAACTGGGATGAGTGGGTCCGTGCCTTCGTGGATGGCAAAGTGTGGTATGGATCGTGGTTGGATCACGTGTTAGGATGGAGACGCTTTGGTCTGGAAGATAATGTACTTCATGTGACATTTGAAGACATGAAGAGAGATTTGAAATCTGTCTTGGTCAAAGTGGCTGAGTTTTTGGATCGGCCGAAGTCAGATGAAGAACTCGATGACGTTGTTAAAAAGTGTAGTTTTGCATCTATGAGTCAAGGTGTCGAATTCTATAGACGAGTTTCGTCTCTCGGAGACGAAAATTCTTTTTTAAACAGCGTACAGCATCTACGCAAAGGTAAAGTTGGTGATTGGAAAAATCATTTCCTGGTTTCACAGAACGAATTTTTCGATCGAGAAATCACTGTTAAAGCAGAGAAGCACGGACTGAAGCTAGTCCATAACATG CTGCGCCATGGCATTTCCCCAAGGTCAGCTATTATCCCTACTTTAGAATTGCTCTGTCACGCCATGGCGAAGGAGTGGCCTGGTTTCTTCTACCGCGGTTGCTTTTTCACCAACTGTGGTTATAACATCGAGACTGTGAAATCTAATCCTATGGACCAGTGGGACATCAGGCCAGACGACGTTGTTGTAGTGACGTACATGAAGTCAG TGGGTCCATGCCTTCGTGGATGGCAAAGTGTGGTATGGATCGTGGTTGGATCACGTGTTAGGATGGCGACGCTTGGTCTGGAAGATAATGTACTTCATGTGACATTTGAAGACATGAAGAAAGATTCGAAGTCTGTCTTGGTCAAAGTGGCTGAGTTTTTGGATCGGCCGAAGTCAGATGAAGAACTCGATGACGTTGTGAAAAAGTGTAGTTTTGCATCTATGAGTCAAGGTGTCGAATTCTACAGACGAGTTTCGTCTCTCGGAGACGAAAATTCTTTTTTAAACAACCAAAACAACGTACAGCATCTACGCAAAGGTAAAGTTGGTGATTGGAAAAATCATTTCCTGGTTTCACAGAACGAATTTTTCGATCGAGAAATCACTGTTAAAGCAGAGAAGCACGGACTGAAGCTAGTTTACAACATGTAG
- the LOC139124409 gene encoding sulfotransferase 1C4-like: MKESLHAMPSPRLLFCHLPFQLFPRTWQDGEKKCKIIYIARNPKDVCVSYYHYMHGILWAAGRFLNRPKSDEELHEVVKKCSFTSMRQGVEFYKLISSTADQNSFVSSVRHLRKGQVGDWKNHFLVSQNEFFDREITVKAENDGQKFVYHM; the protein is encoded by the exons ATGAAAGAATCATTGCACGCCATGCCTTCCCCACGTTTGCTCTTCTGTCATCTGCCATTCCAGTTGTTTCCAAGGACGTGGCAAGACGGTGAGAAGAAATGCAAAATCATTTACATCGCCAGAAATCCAaaagatgtctgtgtgtcttacTACCATTATATGCATGGTATACTCTGGGCCGC TGGCCGATTTTTGAATCGACCAAAGTCAGATGAAGAACTTCATGAAGTTGTGAAAAAATGTAGTTTCACTTCCATGCGTCAAGGTGTCGAATTCTACAAACTCATTTCGTCGACCGCAGACCAAAATTCCTTTGTGAGTAGTGTACGACATCTACGCAAAGGTCAAGTTGGTGATTGGAAAAATCATTTCCTCGTTTCACAGAACGAATTTTTCGATCGAGAAATCACTGTTAAAGCAGAGAATGACGGCCAGAAATTTGTTTACCACATGTAG